Genomic DNA from Gallaecimonas xiamenensis 3-C-1:
CCTGAGGGCCCAGAACGGTTCGCCGGCCATCACGAAGGCTTTTTTGATGGCCTCAAGGCAAATGACATCAGTCATTGGCTACGACCCTGTCACCGTCTTTAAGGTTGCGCAGCACCCTGGCCGGGCCCCTGACCAGTTCGGCGCCGGCGTCCAGGCCGCTGGCGATGGCCTGCTGGGTGTCGTCGGACATACCCAGGGTCACGTCTTGACGCTGGGCCTGGCCGTTGTCGACCCGCATCACGAAGGGCTTGTCGTCCTCGTCGTAACGCACCGCTTCGATGGGCACCAGCAGTACGTCGGAAGCGGTTTCGGTGTAGATCTCGGCCCTACAGCTCATGCCGGGCCTGATGGCCTTGTCTTTCAGGTCCGACAGCAGAATCTTGACGGTAAAGCTCATGCCCTGGCGCCCCGGTGCCTGGCGGGCCGTGGTGGCAATGGACTGCACCTGGCCGCTCAAGGGCGTGTCGGGAAAGGCAACGGCGAAAATGTCGGCGTCTTGCCCTTCCTTAACTCCGGCAATATCGGCTTCGTCCACTTCTACCTCGGTGAGGATGGCGGAGGTGTCGGCCAGGGTCATCAGGCTGGAGCCGATGATGTTGGTGGTGCCGGGAATAACCGTTTCCCCTTCCTTGACGTCCACTGCCGTAACCACCCCGTCCATGGGCGCTACGAAGCGGGTCTTGGCCAGCAGTTCCTTGACCCTGTCCAGGTCTGCCTGGGCCTGGTTAAGGGCCTGCTCACGGGTCTGCAGGTCAATCTCTGCCAGGGTAAGATCCGACTTGGCGGTCTCGAAGGAGTCGGTGTCCAGCAGCCCCTTGGCGTGCAGGGCCACCTTACGGGCCACCTGGGCCTTGAGGGTCTGCAGGTAACTTCTCTGGCGCTCTATGGCAATGCGGCTTTGATTGACCAAGGCGGTTTGGGCGTCGACCTGGGCCTGGTAACTTTGGGGATCAAGGGCAATAAGCAGGTCCCCTTTATGGACCTGGTCCCCTTCTTCCACCAGTACCTTTTTCACTACCCCCGACACTTCCGAGCGCAGCTGCACCTGTTCGCGATAGGCCAGCTTGCCGGAGGCCAGCACCGAGCGTTTCAAATCGCCCTTTTCGGCAGCGACCTGGTCCACCGACACCCCGGCCGGGCCCCTGGCCACCTTGGCCCAGACCAGCAGGGCGCCAATGGCCAGGATGCCAAGGCCGATCAGTAGACGCTTCATGGCCTCAACCTTTGATGAGGTTGATAACAGCCCAGCCGCCGTATACCACGGCAGGGAACAGCAGGGCGATAGTCCAGGCGCGGGCCTTGTCGATTTGGGTCCACAGTTGGATACCCAGGGCGGTCAGCACTGTGGTCCAGACGGTAAAGAGGCTCAGGGTACTGGCAAAGTTGAACCAGTTATCCCCTTGGCTCAGGCCCAGCAGGGCATTGAGGGTCAACAGCCCCAGTTGGCTTTGGTCTGGTACGGTGCTGGACGCCATTACCACCACAAAGCCCAGCAGGCTGGCGAGGATCTCCGGCAGGTGCGCCCACAGGCTCAGGGCCCACCAATCGGGGAAACCATGGGTGTTGTTGGGGTCCACTTTGGTGGCAAACATCAGGTAGAGACCGTGCAGGGTCAGTACTATCAGGTTGACCAAGGTGATCATCAGGGTGGTGGTGACCGTCATGCTCATGGGGGTAAAGAAGGCGGCAGCCTGTTCACGCTCGGCCGGGCTCACATCGCCCATGGCGGCCAGCATCTGGCCCTTGATCACCTCAAAATCATTGCCCAGGAAGTAGTAGGCCATGAAAAGGGCAGGGATCAGCGCATACAGAACAAAGGCCAGGAATGACCAACCTCTGTTCTTGTCTACCCCGACCAAGGCGCGGCTGGGCGCCACAAAAATATCGATAACGGCCCCGAAAACAGAAGAACTTTGCATAGCTATCCCTTTTGTCATTGTTTCCGGCACCCAAGCCACAGGCCTGCCGGCGTTCCCAAAGCTAGAAGTGTCCTGGCAGCCAAGCTGAGCTGTCAAGAGATTGACTCAAGATGTTTACAAGTTGTTACAAAGCGCCCATCGTTGGCATGGTGCAGATAAGATGTTGAAAAGCGATGATAATGGCAGGCCCAATCCAGGAGCAAAGGATGATTGAGGTAAAAGGACTGGCAAAGCGATTTGCCGTAACGGACCCCAAGAAGCTGACCGAAGAAGAAAAAGCCGATCCCCGTCTGCAGGGGCGTTTTTTTCACTCGGTTCGGCAAGTGGAATTTAGCTGCCAGCAAGGGGAGGTCTTGGCCCTGCTTGGCCCCAACGGCGCCGGTAAAACCACCACACTGCGCATGCTGAGCTCTGCCATCAAGCCCGA
This window encodes:
- a CDS encoding efflux RND transporter periplasmic adaptor subunit, which translates into the protein MKRLLIGLGILAIGALLVWAKVARGPAGVSVDQVAAEKGDLKRSVLASGKLAYREQVQLRSEVSGVVKKVLVEEGDQVHKGDLLIALDPQSYQAQVDAQTALVNQSRIAIERQRSYLQTLKAQVARKVALHAKGLLDTDSFETAKSDLTLAEIDLQTREQALNQAQADLDRVKELLAKTRFVAPMDGVVTAVDVKEGETVIPGTTNIIGSSLMTLADTSAILTEVEVDEADIAGVKEGQDADIFAVAFPDTPLSGQVQSIATTARQAPGRQGMSFTVKILLSDLKDKAIRPGMSCRAEIYTETASDVLLVPIEAVRYDEDDKPFVMRVDNGQAQRQDVTLGMSDDTQQAIASGLDAGAELVRGPARVLRNLKDGDRVVAND
- a CDS encoding YIP1 family protein, with the translated sequence MQSSSVFGAVIDIFVAPSRALVGVDKNRGWSFLAFVLYALIPALFMAYYFLGNDFEVIKGQMLAAMGDVSPAEREQAAAFFTPMSMTVTTTLMITLVNLIVLTLHGLYLMFATKVDPNNTHGFPDWWALSLWAHLPEILASLLGFVVVMASSTVPDQSQLGLLTLNALLGLSQGDNWFNFASTLSLFTVWTTVLTALGIQLWTQIDKARAWTIALLFPAVVYGGWAVINLIKG